The following proteins come from a genomic window of Varunaivibrio sulfuroxidans:
- a CDS encoding helix-turn-helix domain-containing protein, translated as MSESETPIFEKKRDNVPGDAQNDARNDAQDDALPDRAVSAVGALLQASRRRAGEDLDDVANLLRISRRYLQAIEAGDMKALPGAAYALGFVRAYADHLGLDSAEVVRRFKLEVSATQTPSELVFPSPIPESGIPGGAILFFGALIAVLAYGGWYYTTNKQKDVNAMVEPVPSRLANDAGVTLNTSPHPAPTGITVAPDRVAVDSSPAAPAATDTSPTTAIQAPRAPSGSTSPPSPPSSTSSTSSASLRAEASPQDAQTPQTQPMKTQTSRSEAGNGASAGIGSKPQASPSSPATPPTTLPVPGASAHPEPSVAQNVAPTPPAKIVQAPAAPPSPARLRPRSPNPRPFRLPLRPPRLRTRRSAFRGRRPTRKSRRL; from the coding sequence GTGAGCGAAAGCGAAACGCCGATATTCGAAAAGAAGAGGGATAATGTTCCGGGCGACGCTCAGAACGACGCCCGAAATGACGCCCAGGACGACGCCCTCCCGGATCGCGCGGTTAGCGCCGTGGGCGCGTTGTTGCAAGCCTCGCGCCGTCGTGCGGGTGAGGATTTGGACGACGTTGCGAACCTGCTGCGGATCAGCAGACGCTATCTTCAGGCGATCGAGGCGGGGGATATGAAGGCGCTTCCCGGCGCCGCCTATGCGTTGGGATTCGTGCGTGCTTACGCCGATCATCTCGGGCTGGACAGCGCCGAGGTCGTGCGCCGGTTCAAGTTGGAGGTGAGCGCGACGCAAACGCCTTCTGAATTGGTTTTTCCCTCGCCGATCCCCGAAAGCGGTATTCCCGGCGGCGCGATCCTATTCTTCGGCGCGCTGATCGCGGTGCTGGCCTATGGCGGGTGGTACTATACGACAAATAAACAAAAAGACGTGAACGCGATGGTCGAACCTGTACCCAGCCGCTTGGCCAACGACGCGGGGGTTACCCTGAACACGTCGCCGCATCCTGCGCCGACGGGGATCACCGTTGCGCCCGACCGGGTGGCCGTGGACAGTTCTCCCGCGGCCCCGGCGGCAACGGATACGTCGCCGACGACGGCCATTCAAGCGCCGCGCGCGCCGTCCGGGTCCACGTCGCCCCCGTCGCCCCCGTCGTCCACGTCGTCCACGTCGTCCGCGTCTCTGCGTGCGGAGGCGTCTCCCCAAGACGCCCAAACCCCGCAAACCCAACCTATGAAAACGCAGACAAGTCGGTCCGAAGCGGGCAATGGCGCGTCCGCCGGTATTGGGTCGAAACCGCAGGCTTCGCCGTCCTCTCCAGCCACCCCCCCAACCACCCTTCCGGTTCCTGGCGCTTCGGCGCATCCCGAACCTTCCGTGGCGCAAAACGTCGCCCCAACGCCGCCTGCGAAAATCGTCCAAGCGCCCGCCGCCCCGCCTTCGCCCGCCCGCCTTCGCCCGCGCTCGCCGAACCCACGCCCGTTCCGGCTTCCCCTGCGCCCGCCCCGACTCCGGACGCGGCGCAGCGCGTTTCGGGGGCGCCGGCCAACGCGGAAAAGCCGGCGACTGTGA